From Hippoglossus stenolepis isolate QCI-W04-F060 chromosome 4, HSTE1.2, whole genome shotgun sequence, a single genomic window includes:
- the trappc4 gene encoding trafficking protein particle complex subunit 4 translates to MVIFSVYVVNKAGGLIYQYDNYVPRAEAEKTFSFPLDLVLKHHDEKVVVSFGQRDGIRVGHAVLSINGVDVIGKNTAEGKDILEYLKDASNYPVSIRFGRARLSSNEKLMLASMFHSLFAIGSQLSPEVGSSGIEMLETDVFKLHCFQTLTGIKFIVLADPRQSGIDALLRKIYEIYSDFALKNPFYSLEMPIRCELFDQNLKSALEIAEKAGNFGAGS, encoded by the exons ATGGTGATCttcagtgtgtatgtggtgAACAAGGCTGGAGGTTTAATTTACCAATACGACAACTATGTCCCGAGAGCGGAGGCGGAGAAGACCTTCAGCTTCCCGTTAGACCTGGTGCTCAAACACCACGATGAAAAAGTGGTCGTTTCGTTCGGACAACGGGACGGAATCAGAG TGGGACATGCAGTGCTATCCATCAATGGAGTCGATGTGATTGgaaagaacacagcagaaggAAAGGACATCCTTGAGTACCTGAAAGACGCCTCAAACTATCCTGTGTCTATTCGATTTGGACGCGCACGCCTGAGCTCCAACGAGAAGCTGATGCTGGCGTCCATGTTTCACTC GTTGTTTGCTATAGGTTCACAGCTGTCTCCAGAGGTTGGCAGCTCGGGGATCGAGATGCTGGAAACAGACGTCTTCAAACTCCACTGCTTCCAGACTCTCACAG GGATCAAGTTCATTGTGCTGGCTGACCCTCGACAATCCGGCATTGATGCACTGTTGAGGAAGATTTATGAAATCTATTCCGATTTTGCCCTCAAGAACCCATTCTACTCTCTGGAAATGCCTATCAG GTGTGAGCTCTTTGATCAGAATCTGAAGAGCGCGCTGGAGATTGCAGAGAAAGCCGGCAACTTTGGAGCTGGATCTTGA
- the slc37a4a gene encoding glucose-6-phosphate exchanger SLC37A4a — protein MATASYGYYRGTIFLAMFVGYTLYYFNRKTFSFVMPSLMQEIQMDKDDLGMIASSQSLAYAISKFISGVLSDQISARWLFSIGLFLVGGINVFFSWSSTVAVFSALWFLNGLGQGLGWPPCGRVLRKWFEPSQFGTWWAILSCSMNLAGSLGPIIATVLAETHSWRTILSVSGMICVAFSFICLLVIKNEPKDVGLPNVEAAAKKSKGGSSSDESTLSAFLLSPYLWLLSVSYLVVFGVKTACTDWGQLFLIQDKGQSTLMGSSYMSALEVGGLLGSLTAGYLSDKAVAKQGRRIYGNPRHFILICMMAGMFVSMYLFRVTVAADSSKVWILSLGAAFGFSSYGPIALFGVIANESAPSNYCGTSHAIVALMANIGGFLSGLPFSTIAKHHGWEMAFWVAEIVCGVTAVGFFLLRNIRTKMGNMSKKAD, from the exons ATGGCTACAGCGAGTTATGGATACTACAGAGGAACTATCTTTCTGGCCATGTTTGTCGGCTACACACTCTACTACTTCAACAGAAAGACTTTCTCCTTTGTGATGCCGTCTCTGATGCAAGAGATTCAGATGGACAAGGATGACCTGG GCATGATCGCCAGCAGTCAGTCTTTGGCCTACGCTATCAGTAAGTTCATCAGCGGCGTGCTTTCTGACCAGATCAGCGCCCGCTGGCTCTTCTCCATTGGCCTGTTCTTGGTGGGAGGCATCAACGTGTTCTTCTCCTGGTCGTCCACTGTTGCTGTCTTCTCTGCCCTGTGGTTTCTTAACGGCCTCGGTCAGGGCCTCGGTTGGCCTCCCTGTGGCAGGGTGCTGCGCAAG TGGTTCGAGCCCTCTCAGTTTGGGACGTGGTGGGCCATTCTCTCCTGCAGCATGAATCTGGCTGGCAGCCTAGGACCCATTATTGCCACAGTGCTGGCCGAGACGCACAGCTGGAGGACGATACTGTCCGTCTCTGGGATGATTTGTGTGGCCTTCTCCTTCATCTGCCTGTTGGTCATCAAGAATGAGCCCAAGGATGTGGGGCTCCCCAATGTCGAGGCGGCAGCCAAGAAGAGCAAAGGAG GATCCTCGAGTGATGAGAGCACCCTGTCTGCGTTCCTGCTGTCTCCGTACCTGTGGCTGCTGTCTGTGTCGTACCTGGTGGTGTTCGGGGTGAAGACGGCCTGCACCGACTGGGGCCAGTTGTTCCTCATCCAGGACAAGGGCCAGTCTACACTCATGG GAAGCTCATACATGAGTGCCCTGGAAGTCGGAGGTCTGTTAGGAAGTCTCACCGCAGGTTACCTCTCTGACAAGGCTGTGGCCAAA CAAGGCAGGAGAATCTATGGCAATCCTCGCCACTTCATCCTGATCTGCATGATGGCAGGAATGTTTGTGTCCATGTACCTGTTCAGAGTCACAGTCGCTGCCGACAGCTCAAAG GTGTGGATACTCAGCTTGGGTGCTGCTTTCGGTTTCTCCTCCTACGGACCAATAGCATTGTTTGGGGTTATAGCCAATGAGAGCGCCCCATCCAACTACTGTGGGACGTCACATGCCATTGTCGCCTTGATGGCCAACA TTGGTGGCTTCCTGTCCGGACTTCCATTCAGCACGATCGCCAAGCACCACGGCTGGGAAATGGCCTTCTGGGTAGCAGAGATCGTCTGTGGTGTCACCGCTGTCGGATTCTTCCTGCTGCGCAACATCCGGACCAAGATGGGGAACATGTCCAAGAAGGCCGACTAA
- the rps25 gene encoding 40S ribosomal protein S25, producing MPPKQDKKKDAGKSKKDKDPVNKSGGKAKKKKWSKGKVRDKLNNLVLFDKATYEKLYKEVPNYKLITPAVVSERLKIRGSLARNALQELLAKGMIKLVSKHRAQLIYTRNTKGGDEETAAAEKAEKAAEKA from the exons ATG CCTCCCAAACAAGATAAGAAGAAGGACGCTGGGAAGTCCAAGAAGGACAAGGACCCAGTCAACAAGTCTGGCGGCAAAGCCAAGAAGAAG AAGTGGTCCAAGGGAAAAGTGAGGGACAAGCTCAACAACCTGGTGCTCTTCGACAAGGCCACCTACGAGAAGTTGTATAAAGAAGTTCCCAACTACAAGCTCATCACCCCAGCTGTCGTGTCTGAGAGGCTGAAGATCCGTGGCTCTCTGGCCAGGAATGCTCTCCAGGAACTGCTTGCCAAAG GCATGATCAAACTGGTGTCCAAACACAGAGCACAGCTGATTTACACACGTAACACCaagggaggagatgaggagacggcagcagcagagaaagccgagaaagcagcagagaaagcaTAA
- the sgcg gene encoding gamma-sarcoglycan isoform X1 — MVREQYVTTTQGSSAPRPLPDHVYKIGIYGWRKRCLYLFVLLLLIILVVNFALTIWILRVMWFNTEGMGHLQVHSDGVKLEEGESEFLFPVYAQEIHSREDSPLVVHSSENVSLNARNENGDVTGRISVGPKQAQGHIRNLLISSNNGNMLFTADGDQAVIGPDKLRVTGPEGALFQHSVETPQLRSELLKDLRLESPTRFLSIDAPKGVHIKALAGNIEVSSNMDVILQSSDGLLVLDAETVRMPSLPLSEGGVSGNTQNLYEVCVCPSGKLFLSKAEVISTCSENQEC; from the exons ATGGTGCGGGAGCAGTATGTCACCACGACCCAGGGCAGCAGCGCGCCCAGGCCGCTGCCCGACCACGTCTACAAGATCGGCATCTATGGCTGGAGGAAGCGCTGCCTCTACCTGTttgtcctgctgctcctcatcaTCCTTGTGGTCAATTTTGCTCTGACCATCTGGATCCTCAGGGTGATGTGGTTCAACACG GAAGGGATGGGACACCTACAAGTTCACTCAGATGGGGTCAAGCTGGAGGAGGGCGAGTCtgagtttctgtttccagtctaCGCTCAGGAGATCCACTCCAGAGAA gaCTCTCCACTTGTAGTGCACTCATCGGAAAATGTGTCCCTTAATGCCCGTAATGAAAATGGTGATGTCACAGGGAGGATATCAGTGG GTCCAAAACAGGCTCAGGGACACATTCGAAATCTGCTCATTAGCTCCAACAATGGCAACATGCTGTTTACTGCAGATGGCGAccaggctgtgattggaccaGACAAACTACGGGTCACAG GTCCTGAGGGGGCGCTGTTCCAGCACTCAGTGGAGACGCCCCAGCTGAGGTCGGAGCTCCTCAAAGACCTGAG GTTGGAGTCTCCCACTCGCTTTCTCAGTATCGACGCACCTAAAGGAGTTCACATCAAAGCTCTGGCCGGCAACATTGAAGTCTCTTCCAACATGGATGTTATTCTGCAGTCTAGTGATGGACTG CTGGTGCTGGATGCTGAGACGGTGCGCATGCCGAGCCTACCCCTGAGCGAGGGAGGGGTTTCTGGAAACACTCAGAATCTCTACGAGGTCTGCGTCTGTCCCAGCGGCAAGCTTTTCCTGTCCAAGGCTGAGGTCATTTCCACATGCAGTGAGAATCAGGAGTGCTAG
- the sgcg gene encoding gamma-sarcoglycan isoform X2, whose protein sequence is MVREQYVTTTQGSSAPRPLPDHVYKIGIYGWRKRCLYLFVLLLLIILVVNFALTIWILRVMWFNTEGMGHLQVHSDGVKLEEGESEFLFPVYAQEIHSREDSPLVVHSSENVSLNARNENGDVTGRISVGPEGALFQHSVETPQLRSELLKDLRLESPTRFLSIDAPKGVHIKALAGNIEVSSNMDVILQSSDGLLVLDAETVRMPSLPLSEGGVSGNTQNLYEVCVCPSGKLFLSKAEVISTCSENQEC, encoded by the exons ATGGTGCGGGAGCAGTATGTCACCACGACCCAGGGCAGCAGCGCGCCCAGGCCGCTGCCCGACCACGTCTACAAGATCGGCATCTATGGCTGGAGGAAGCGCTGCCTCTACCTGTttgtcctgctgctcctcatcaTCCTTGTGGTCAATTTTGCTCTGACCATCTGGATCCTCAGGGTGATGTGGTTCAACACG GAAGGGATGGGACACCTACAAGTTCACTCAGATGGGGTCAAGCTGGAGGAGGGCGAGTCtgagtttctgtttccagtctaCGCTCAGGAGATCCACTCCAGAGAA gaCTCTCCACTTGTAGTGCACTCATCGGAAAATGTGTCCCTTAATGCCCGTAATGAAAATGGTGATGTCACAGGGAGGATATCAGTGG GTCCTGAGGGGGCGCTGTTCCAGCACTCAGTGGAGACGCCCCAGCTGAGGTCGGAGCTCCTCAAAGACCTGAG GTTGGAGTCTCCCACTCGCTTTCTCAGTATCGACGCACCTAAAGGAGTTCACATCAAAGCTCTGGCCGGCAACATTGAAGTCTCTTCCAACATGGATGTTATTCTGCAGTCTAGTGATGGACTG CTGGTGCTGGATGCTGAGACGGTGCGCATGCCGAGCCTACCCCTGAGCGAGGGAGGGGTTTCTGGAAACACTCAGAATCTCTACGAGGTCTGCGTCTGTCCCAGCGGCAAGCTTTTCCTGTCCAAGGCTGAGGTCATTTCCACATGCAGTGAGAATCAGGAGTGCTAG